A part of Halobacillus shinanisalinarum genomic DNA contains:
- a CDS encoding MmgE/PrpD family protein — MLSQTLAKFIRNTSYDDLPEEVVDFTKMCILDWAGSAIAGKDKAPIEKIANLIEEMGAIHNPPLLMERQRQHCKLPW, encoded by the coding sequence GTGTTAAGCCAAACTTTAGCAAAATTCATTCGTAATACTTCCTATGATGATTTACCGGAAGAAGTAGTTGATTTTACAAAAATGTGTATTTTGGATTGGGCAGGGTCTGCCATAGCAGGAAAAGATAAAGCCCCAATAGAAAAAATAGCTAATCTCATTGAAGAAATGGGGGCCATCCACAATCCTCCACTGTTGATGGAAAGACAACGTCAGCACTGCAAGCTGCCCTGGTAA
- a CDS encoding GntR family transcriptional regulator has product MSKHLNLKLEDRNTLHLKVCNVLRKAILQGDFEPGERLIQSELAESLDVSRMPIREALRKLESEGLVKLEPHRGAIVKPMNIEDIKEIYQLRANLEKLAVELSVPDLTEGDKHELKTLMEEMENTEDPEVFVEANISFHQLLIKRCTWGRLLSFIETLWNGFPQQTPTLLPGQMKLSNQEHQQIFEAVNAKNESKSATLVSEHIKRTGEALVNSLG; this is encoded by the coding sequence ATGAGCAAACATTTGAATTTAAAATTGGAAGATCGGAATACACTTCATTTAAAGGTATGCAATGTTCTACGAAAGGCGATTCTCCAGGGTGATTTTGAACCTGGAGAACGATTAATTCAGTCTGAGCTGGCGGAATCTTTGGACGTAAGTCGAATGCCCATTCGTGAAGCCCTTCGAAAACTGGAGTCAGAAGGCTTAGTGAAACTGGAGCCACATCGGGGAGCAATTGTAAAGCCGATGAATATTGAAGATATTAAAGAAATATATCAGCTGAGGGCTAACCTTGAGAAACTAGCTGTGGAATTAAGCGTTCCGGATTTAACGGAGGGGGATAAACATGAGCTTAAGACGTTAATGGAGGAGATGGAGAACACAGAAGACCCTGAGGTTTTTGTTGAAGCGAACATTTCCTTTCACCAGTTATTAATTAAACGTTGCACGTGGGGACGATTGTTATCCTTTATTGAAACATTGTGGAATGGTTTTCCACAGCAAACACCAACGTTATTACCTGGGCAAATGAAATTATCAAACCAAGAACACCAGCAAATATTCGAGGCGGTTAATGCAAAGAATGAGTCAAAATCTGCAACACTTGTTTCAGAGCATATTAAACGTACGGGGGAAGCGTTAGTAAATAGTCTGGGTTAA
- a CDS encoding CaiB/BaiF CoA transferase family protein encodes MLPLEGITVVSIEQAVAVPFATRQLADLGARVIKIERTGTGDFARHYDTSVNGMSSHFVWCNRSKESITLNLKDQETKKVVDKLLESADVFVQNLAPGAVERMGYGADVLKEKYPELIICNLSGYGETGPYKDKKAYDLLVQCEAGLVSVTGTEEVPSKAGISAADIAAGMYVYSGILTALFTREKTGKGTVMEISMLEALGEWMGYPAYYAGNSGKEPARTGASHSTIYPYGPFSCGDGKTVFLGLQNEREWLRFCEVVLEQPELIDESAFKTNSLRDKNRDLLKSIIETVFAGMTSSEVINRLEQAKIASARLNTMQDFYRHPQLEARARWQEVGSPVGEIRALKPPVIMEGMNPVMKAIPSIGEHTEDILREYGFEEETISKWVDAGVV; translated from the coding sequence ATGCTACCATTAGAAGGAATTACAGTAGTCTCAATTGAACAAGCAGTTGCAGTACCTTTTGCTACAAGGCAGTTGGCTGATTTGGGAGCACGCGTTATTAAAATAGAACGAACTGGCACTGGTGATTTTGCCCGACATTATGATACTTCCGTCAATGGGATGTCGAGTCACTTCGTTTGGTGTAATCGGTCAAAAGAATCGATTACTCTCAATCTTAAAGATCAGGAAACAAAGAAAGTAGTGGATAAACTTTTGGAAAGTGCTGATGTGTTTGTACAAAACCTTGCACCTGGTGCGGTAGAACGGATGGGGTATGGAGCGGACGTCTTAAAGGAGAAATATCCTGAATTAATCATTTGTAATTTATCAGGATATGGTGAAACAGGTCCTTACAAGGATAAGAAAGCATACGATTTGCTTGTCCAGTGTGAAGCGGGGCTTGTTTCAGTTACTGGGACAGAGGAGGTACCTTCTAAAGCCGGTATTTCAGCAGCTGATATTGCTGCAGGGATGTATGTGTATTCAGGTATACTCACTGCTTTATTTACGCGTGAGAAAACCGGAAAAGGTACGGTTATGGAGATATCCATGCTAGAGGCATTGGGAGAATGGATGGGGTATCCAGCCTATTACGCGGGAAACAGTGGGAAGGAACCAGCAAGAACAGGGGCGAGTCATTCAACTATATATCCATACGGCCCGTTTAGTTGTGGGGATGGAAAAACGGTATTTCTAGGTTTGCAAAATGAGCGAGAGTGGTTGAGATTTTGTGAAGTTGTTTTAGAACAACCGGAACTAATTGATGAATCAGCCTTTAAAACGAATTCGTTAAGAGATAAAAACCGTGACTTACTAAAATCAATTATTGAAACGGTTTTTGCTGGTATGACTTCTTCTGAGGTAATCAATAGACTTGAACAAGCGAAAATTGCCAGCGCACGTCTCAATACTATGCAGGACTTTTATCGACACCCGCAGCTTGAGGCAAGGGCACGGTGGCAGGAAGTAGGTTCGCCTGTAGGTGAAATTCGTGCATTAAAACCGCCTGTTATCATGGAAGGAATGAACCCTGTCATGAAAGCGATTCCATCTATTGGAGAGCACACAGAAGACATTTTACGGGAGTATGGCTTTGAAGAAGAAACGATAAGCAAATGGGTAGATGCAGGAGTTGTTTAA
- a CDS encoding MmgE/PrpD family protein, which produces MVTNNLVEHLLRTSYKDIPVEVLEHGKKSILNWLGVTIGATHHPSIDILLEVANSLGMTQQVSILGRPNKTDLLSAVLINGTASHVFDFDDTHLETIHHPSGPVAPVVFALGEKLGLPTKELLRAFVLGCETELRIANAVYPSHYQNGFHITSSTGVFGAAVAAGVLLKLDKEKMAMALGVAGTQSFGLREMFGTMTKPLHPGKAAQNGLHAALLVDKGFTSSLQVLEAERGFANVYSSSHNLERVTEDWGNVWELEKNSFKPYACGIVLHPSIDACIQLSEYADPDEVEEIRLTVHPYVHELTSKENPKKGLEGKFSIYHAGAIAFLEKDASENQFQDKKVIAKEVIQFRKKIHPIADDQVDKDKVVATLVLKGGRTKKLVVNHTIGSLQNPMTQGILNSKFINLCSSVIGRSASKQAIERVMNLEEYYSIQSVVEVIG; this is translated from the coding sequence ATGGTTACGAACAATCTGGTTGAACATCTTTTGAGGACCAGCTACAAAGATATTCCTGTCGAAGTACTTGAACATGGGAAAAAAAGTATATTGAATTGGCTGGGGGTTACCATTGGGGCAACTCATCATCCTAGTATCGACATACTATTAGAGGTTGCAAATAGTTTAGGGATGACCCAACAAGTATCTATCCTTGGGCGTCCAAATAAAACAGACTTGCTATCAGCCGTTTTAATTAACGGAACAGCTTCACACGTCTTTGACTTTGATGATACTCATCTTGAGACGATCCATCACCCTAGTGGACCCGTTGCGCCGGTTGTATTTGCGTTAGGAGAAAAGCTTGGTCTTCCTACAAAGGAACTCTTAAGAGCTTTTGTTTTAGGGTGTGAAACTGAGCTGAGAATTGCGAATGCTGTTTATCCTTCTCATTATCAAAATGGATTCCATATTACATCAAGTACAGGTGTATTTGGGGCCGCTGTTGCGGCTGGGGTTTTACTTAAACTTGATAAAGAAAAAATGGCAATGGCACTTGGTGTGGCCGGAACCCAGTCATTCGGTCTGAGAGAAATGTTTGGAACGATGACCAAACCCCTTCATCCTGGAAAAGCAGCTCAAAATGGGTTACATGCTGCCTTGTTAGTAGATAAAGGTTTCACAAGTTCGCTGCAAGTTCTGGAAGCAGAACGCGGATTTGCAAACGTATATAGTTCTTCACATAACTTGGAGAGAGTTACGGAAGATTGGGGAAATGTATGGGAACTTGAGAAAAACTCATTCAAACCTTATGCATGTGGAATTGTCCTCCATCCTTCTATTGATGCATGTATCCAGCTAAGTGAATATGCAGATCCCGATGAGGTGGAGGAAATTAGATTAACGGTACACCCCTACGTGCATGAACTAACTTCAAAAGAAAATCCGAAAAAAGGACTCGAAGGTAAGTTTAGTATCTATCATGCTGGAGCTATTGCATTTTTAGAAAAAGATGCCTCAGAAAATCAGTTTCAGGATAAAAAAGTAATTGCTAAAGAGGTCATTCAGTTTAGAAAGAAAATTCATCCAATTGCAGATGATCAGGTGGACAAAGACAAGGTTGTTGCAACACTAGTATTGAAGGGTGGGAGAACTAAAAAGTTAGTGGTTAATCATACAATTGGCAGTCTGCAAAATCCTATGACACAAGGAATATTAAATTCTAAGTTTATAAATCTATGCAGCTCTGTCATTGGACGAAGTGCCTCTAAACAAGCCATTGAGAGGGTCATGAATCTTGAGGAGTATTATAGCATTCAGTCAGTGGTAGAAGTGATTGGTTAG
- a CDS encoding MmgE/PrpD family protein: MQAALVNGASSHIAELDDIHKASIIHAATVVIPAALAVSEWKGKSGKEFITAIVLGYEVCYRIGEAVSPSHYYYWHNTATCGTFGAAAAAAKLLDLTENQIIFALGSAGTQASGLWEFIEDGAMSKQLHPGKAAYNGTLSALLAEKDFSAANRILEGDRGFFHAMSDRFDASRVTDQLGGRFKIIENSFKVHASCRHTHSAIDVILMLREKHKIAFDKVAEIHIRTYKTALDITNNPDPDSVYASKFSIQFCAALACLRGQAGLSDFDEVSLQDPSIRSLMKQINVSVEPSIEMDYPNKWGAEVEFVLKNSRSIKHRADYPKGDPENPVSLTELTTKFHDLASTSHKSTQTLVDYILNIDKVNALKDHNLFKTV, translated from the coding sequence CTGCAAGCTGCCCTGGTAAATGGAGCATCAAGTCATATTGCAGAGCTCGATGATATCCATAAAGCATCGATCATCCATGCTGCAACTGTTGTTATCCCTGCAGCACTAGCTGTTAGTGAGTGGAAAGGTAAAAGCGGGAAGGAATTTATTACTGCAATCGTACTCGGCTATGAGGTTTGTTATCGAATAGGAGAAGCCGTTTCTCCTTCTCATTACTACTACTGGCATAACACGGCTACATGTGGAACGTTTGGGGCTGCAGCAGCTGCTGCGAAATTACTTGATCTGACTGAAAATCAAATCATATTTGCATTGGGTAGTGCCGGAACACAAGCATCAGGTTTATGGGAATTCATTGAAGATGGAGCCATGTCAAAACAGCTTCACCCTGGAAAAGCTGCCTATAACGGTACCCTATCAGCTTTGTTGGCTGAGAAGGATTTTTCGGCGGCTAACAGAATATTAGAGGGTGATCGTGGATTCTTTCATGCCATGTCTGATCGGTTTGATGCCTCCAGAGTAACCGACCAATTAGGGGGAAGATTCAAGATTATCGAGAACTCCTTTAAGGTACATGCTTCATGTCGACACACTCACTCTGCAATTGATGTCATCCTAATGCTGAGAGAGAAGCATAAGATTGCTTTTGATAAGGTTGCTGAAATTCATATTAGAACCTATAAAACCGCACTTGATATAACAAATAACCCTGACCCTGATTCTGTTTATGCTTCTAAGTTCAGTATTCAGTTTTGCGCAGCATTAGCTTGTTTACGAGGACAGGCAGGTTTATCAGATTTCGATGAGGTTAGTTTGCAGGATCCATCCATCCGCTCACTTATGAAACAAATTAATGTATCGGTAGAGCCCTCTATTGAGATGGATTATCCAAACAAATGGGGAGCGGAAGTTGAGTTTGTCCTTAAGAATAGCAGGTCAATCAAACACCGCGCGGATTATCCAAAAGGGGACCCGGAAAATCCAGTATCATTAACCGAATTAACAACTAAATTTCATGATTTAGCTTCGACTTCTCATAAAAGTACACAAACATTAGTCGATTATATACTAAATATCGATAAGGTAAATGCACTAAAAGATCACAATCTTTTTAAGACTGTTTAG
- a CDS encoding PaaI family thioesterase produces the protein MNSEEEKKSMINRVRKKLPHYSLEELSHVEDVLDSLQASKSSELYYFAKFLGIDWTDGRAAMRLDLQHANTYGVAQGGTVYTLADFAMGYKVLSGVSEDKQVYTLEMKMNYISPGKGEQLIAVPELLHVGNRTAVLTCEVKDENSNLIAHAQGTFYMR, from the coding sequence ATGAACAGCGAGGAAGAAAAGAAGTCCATGATCAACCGTGTCCGCAAGAAGCTTCCCCATTACTCATTAGAAGAATTAAGCCATGTGGAGGATGTTTTGGATTCCTTGCAAGCATCTAAAAGCAGCGAGCTTTATTATTTTGCTAAGTTTCTTGGCATTGATTGGACTGATGGGAGAGCTGCAATGCGATTAGATCTTCAGCATGCTAATACGTATGGCGTTGCTCAAGGGGGAACAGTTTACACATTGGCGGATTTTGCGATGGGTTACAAAGTTCTTTCAGGAGTATCAGAAGATAAACAAGTCTACACGCTTGAAATGAAAATGAATTATATCAGCCCAGGAAAGGGTGAACAGCTCATCGCTGTTCCTGAGCTTCTTCACGTCGGTAATCGTACGGCCGTACTTACTTGTGAAGTAAAAGATGAGAATTCAAACTTAATTGCACATGCACAAGGTACATTTTATATGAGATGA